One segment of Apus apus isolate bApuApu2 chromosome 1, bApuApu2.pri.cur, whole genome shotgun sequence DNA contains the following:
- the DMTF1 gene encoding cyclin-D-binding Myb-like transcription factor 1 isoform X2 yields MSTVEEESDTVTVETVNSVTLTQDTEGNLILHCPQNETDEVDSEDSTEPPHKRLCLSEDDQSLDDSTPCISVVAVPISENDQSFEVTMTATTEVAEDEINEGTVTQIQILQNEQLDEITPMSNEEVSAVSQAWFTTKEDKDSLTNKGHKWKQGMWSKEEIDILMSNIERYLKARGIKDATEIIFEMSKDERKDFYRTIAWGLNRPLFAVYRRVLRMYDDRNHVGKYTPEEIEKLKELRVKHGNDWATIGAALGRSASSVKDRCRLMKDTCNTGKWTEKEEKRLAEVVHELTSTEPGDIVTQGVSWAAVAERVGTRSEKQCRSKWLNYLNWKQSGGTEWTKEDEINLILRIAELEVSDENDINWDLLAEGWSSVRSPQWLRSKWWTIKRQIANHKDVSFPVLIKGLKQLHENQKNNPGHQLSDNKSGSGLPNTNSSSGVQHVQIRVARLEENAGSAPSPVAALQIPVQITHVSSADSPAATVDSETITLNSGTLQTFEILPSFHLQPTGTPGTYLLQTSSSQGLPLTLTTSPTMTLTAAAAPASPEQIIVHALSPEHLLNTSDNVTVQCHTPSVIIRTVAAEDISSSVTQAELDSDIQSADLTDPPDTLETNTFPDDIHQSKLNEEDQSAYNEDDASKFSSRNSNELMDGVMVRTEEEISDTSLKQEEDSHSHLPSTYVTEILSYSIMEMGHTLLAHHWAVLTQKIQRMLKI; encoded by the exons ATGAGCACAGTTGAAGAAGAGTCTGACACAGTGACAGTAGAAACCGTGAACTCTGTGACTTTGACTCAGGACACTGAAGGGAACCTTATACTTCATTGCCCTCAAAATG aAACTGATGAAGTAGACTCTGAAGACAGCACTGAACCTCCCCATAAGAGGCTTTGCTTATCAGAGGATGATCAAAGCCTTGATGATTCCACTCCCTGCATTTCTGTTGTTGCAGTTCCAA TTTCAGAAAATGATCAGAGCTTTGAGGTGACCATGACTGCTACCACTGAGGTAGCTGAAGATGAGATTAACGAAGGAACTGTTACTCAGATTCAG ATTCTTCAGAATGAACAGCTGGATGAAATCACCCCAATGAGCAATGAAGAAGTGTCAGCTGTTAGTCAAGCCTGGTTCACAACCAAAGAGGATAAGGATTCTCTAACAAATAAAG GCCACAAGTGGAAGCAAGGGATGTGGTCAAAGGAAGAAATAGACATTTTGATGAGTAACATTGAGCGTTATTTAAAG GCCCGTGGAATAAAAGATGCcacagaaattatatttgaaatgtcaaaagatgaaagaaaagattTCTACAGGACAATAGCTTGGGGTCTGAATCGGCCTCTCTTTGCTGTCTATAGAAGAGTTCTTCGCATGTATGATGACAGAAACCATGTTGGAAA GTATACTCCTGAGGAAATTGAAAAGCTTAAAGA GCTGAGAGTAAAGCACGGTAACGATTGGGCCACAATAGGAGCTGCACTGGGGAGAAGTGCTTCCTCTGTAAAAGATCGGTGTAGATTGATGAAGGATACCTGCAACACAG gaAAGtggacagagaaagaagaaaaaagactaGCAGAAGTAGTGCACGAGCTAACTAGCACAGAACCAGGTGACATTGTCACACAAGGTGTATCATGGGCTGCTGTGGCAGAACGGGTCGGGACGCGCTCTGAAAAGCAGTGCCGATCTAAGTGGCTCAACTATCTCAACTGGAAGCAGAGTGGGGGCACTGAGTGGACCAAGGAAGATGAAATAAATCTGATCTTGAG GATAGCGGAACTTGAAGTTTCTGATGAAAATGACATCAATTGGGATTTACTAGCTGAAGGATGGAGTAGTGTCCGCTCACCACAGTGGCTTCGGAGTAAATGGTGGACCATTAAAAGACAGATTGCAAACCACAAAGATGTTTCATTCCCTG TGCTGATAAAGGGTCTTAAACAACTCCATGAGAACCAAAAAAACAATCCAGGGCACCAGCTTTCGGACAACAAATCTGGAAGTGGATTACCAAACACTAATTCCAGTTCTGGAGTTCAGCACGTGCAGATTCGGGTGGCTCGCTTAGAGGAGAATGCAGGCAGCGCTCCAAGCCCTGTGGCAGCTTTGCAGATTCCAGTCCAGATTACACATGTCT CCTCAGCAGATTCCCCTGCTGCTACTGTTGACTCTGAGACAATAACACTAAACAGTGGAACACTGCAGACCTTTGAGATTCTTCCA TCTTTCCACCTCCAGCCAACTGGAACACCAGGTACATACTTACTACAGACAAGCTCAAGCCAAGGGCTGCCTTTAACACTGACGACTAGTCCTACCATGACCCTcacggctgctgctgctccagcctccccagAACAGATCATTGTTCACGCCTTATCG CCAGAGCATTTGTTAAATACAAGTGACAATGTCACAGTCCAGTGCCACACGCCCAGTGTCATAATCCGCACCGTTGCTGCTGAAGATATCTCCTCCTCAGTCACTCAGGCAGAACTTGATTCAGATATTCAGTCAGCTGACCTGACAGATCCTCCTGATACCCTGGAAACAAATACTTTCCCAGATGATATCCATCAGTCCAAGCTGAATGAGGAAGACCAGTCAGCCTACAATGAAGATGATGCCTCCAAATTCAGCAGCAGGAATAGTAATGAACTGATGGATGGAGTTATGGTAAGAACTGAGGAGGAGATTTCAGACACCAGCTTGAAACAAGAAGAGGATTCTCACTCTCATTTACCCAGCACTTATGTTACTGAG